In Trichoderma asperellum chromosome 1, complete sequence, a single window of DNA contains:
- a CDS encoding uncharacterized protein (BUSCO:EOG092D3LGX), producing the protein MAASAAVSAQEAQQMPFIRNLASSDRKLRTESLSSLQAFLSSRQSLTPIDARKLWTGLYYALWMTDRPRPQQALATDLANLLFGLQPACVEPWLAAFWSVLGTQWPHIEALRLDKFLLLVRRVFGAHLKLVKEQGYKGALTEQVVGVFARWCFDAEDEEKVALGLRLHVLDVWVDELEREGAIAAAQEGNEDAKAFVDKVGSLVETLKRCPVKSLRQRSADSYDDERLPWAEKNDEDEGEDEDMDGAEGDEDDEWGGLDN; encoded by the exons ATGgctgcctccgccgccgtctCTGCGCAAGAAGCGCAGCAGATGCCCTTTATCAGAAACCTCGCCTCAAGCG ACCGCAAACTCCGCACCGAATCCCTCTCCTCCCTCCAAgccttcctctcctctcgcCAGTCCCTCACGCCCATCGACGCCCGCAAGCTCTGGACAGGCCTCTACTATGCCCTTTGGATGACGGACCGCCCGCGTCCCCAGCAGGCCCTCGCCACCGACCTCGCCAACCTGCTCTTTGGCCTGCAGCCCGCCTGCGTCGAGCCCTGGCTCGCGGCCTTTTGGTCCGTCCTCGGCACGCAGTGGCCGCACATTGAGGCGCTGCGCCTGGACAAGTTCCTGCTTCTCGTCAGGAGGGTGTTTGGCGCGCATTTGAAGCTTGTCAAGGAGCAGGGCTACAAGGGCGCTTTGACGGAGCAGGTTGTGGGTGTCTTCGCGAGGTGGTGTTTTGAtgctgaggatgaggagaaggTTGCGCTGGGACTGAGGCTGCATGTGCTGGATGTGTGGGTGGATGAGCTTGAGCGTGAGggcgccattgctgctgcgcagGAGGGGAATGAGGACGCAAAGGCGTTTGTGGACAAGGTTGGCTCTTTGGTTGAGACGCTCAAGCGGTGTCCTGTCAAGTCTTTGCGACAACGCTCGGCAGACAGCTACGACGACGAGAGATTGCCGTGGGCAGAGAAgaatgatgaggatgagggtgaggatgaggatatGGACGGGGCAGAGggcgatgaggacgacgaatGGGGTGGTCTGGACAACTAA